Proteins co-encoded in one Paenibacillus antri genomic window:
- a CDS encoding response regulator transcription factor: protein MSTERRYAVTVVVAEDEELIRGSLVRKIEGVDASIGVVAAAQDGKEALEAVERWQPDLVVTDIRMPIMDGIELIKSLHLYHPRVRKVIATGYADFEYAREALRYNVSEYLLKPTSAKDLSAVLLRLKTAIEGQREAEGGSLRALPRAAGDGPDDIVRAVCDYMREHFNKELSLEQIARHFNFNASYLSKIFVKHTGEPPSRYLMSLRINEAKYLLSQHRSLSVKEVGERVGYPDQFYFSRVFKQAAGMTPKEFQSSRAQE from the coding sequence ATGAGCACGGAACGCAGATATGCCGTTACGGTCGTGGTCGCGGAGGACGAAGAGCTGATCCGCGGCAGCCTCGTCCGGAAGATCGAGGGCGTCGACGCGTCCATCGGCGTCGTCGCCGCCGCGCAGGACGGGAAAGAAGCGTTGGAGGCCGTCGAGCGTTGGCAGCCGGACCTCGTCGTCACCGACATTCGCATGCCGATCATGGACGGGATCGAGCTGATCAAGTCGCTGCATCTGTATCATCCGCGGGTCCGGAAGGTCATCGCGACCGGTTATGCGGACTTCGAGTACGCCCGGGAGGCGTTGCGTTACAACGTCAGCGAATACTTGCTGAAGCCTACGTCCGCGAAAGACTTGTCCGCCGTGCTGCTCCGGCTGAAGACGGCGATCGAAGGGCAGCGCGAGGCGGAGGGCGGTTCGCTTCGCGCGCTGCCGCGCGCCGCGGGCGACGGTCCGGACGACATCGTGCGGGCGGTGTGCGACTACATGCGCGAACACTTCAACAAGGAGCTTAGCCTCGAGCAGATCGCCCGGCATTTCAATTTCAACGCGTCGTATTTAAGCAAAATCTTCGTCAAGCATACCGGCGAGCCGCCTTCCCGGTACCTCATGTCGCTGCGGATCAACGAAGCGAAATATTTGCTCTCGCAGCATCGGTCGCTCAGCGTCAAGGAAGTCGGGGAGCGCGTCGGGTATCCCGATCAATTTTACTTCAGCCGCGTCTTCAAGCAGGCGGCGGGCATGACCCCGAAGGAGTTCCAAAGCTCGCGCGCGCAAGAGTAA
- the sigK gene encoding RNA polymerase sporulation sigma factor SigK has translation MPGLFAMIAIFIKQLMLLVSYVKNNAFPQPLSEAEEAKHLKLMAEGHQDSRNMLIEHNLRLVAHVVKKFDNAGDPEDLISIGTIGLIKAVESYSAGKGTKLATYAARCIENEILMHMRSMKKQKKDVSLHDPIGTDKEGNEISLIDILGTDPDTVGEQVELEIEKRKIYKHLDVLDEREQEVIKARFGLETGGDERTQREIAKELGISRSYVSRIEKRALMKLYHEFYKVKK, from the coding sequence GTGCCTGGTTTATTTGCAATGATTGCGATTTTCATTAAACAGTTAATGCTCTTGGTGTCTTATGTCAAAAACAACGCGTTCCCGCAGCCGCTGTCCGAGGCCGAAGAGGCAAAGCACCTTAAGCTTATGGCGGAGGGACATCAGGACTCCAGGAATATGTTGATCGAACATAACCTGCGCTTGGTCGCCCATGTGGTGAAGAAGTTCGACAACGCCGGCGATCCCGAGGATCTCATCTCGATCGGGACGATCGGATTGATCAAGGCGGTGGAAAGCTATTCCGCCGGGAAGGGGACGAAGCTGGCGACGTACGCCGCTCGTTGCATAGAGAACGAGATTCTCATGCATATGCGCTCCATGAAAAAGCAAAAGAAGGACGTGTCGCTCCACGACCCGATCGGAACGGATAAAGAGGGCAACGAGATTTCGTTGATCGACATTTTGGGGACGGATCCGGATACGGTCGGCGAACAGGTAGAGCTGGAGATCGAGAAGCGGAAAATTTATAAGCATCTCGACGTATTGGACGAACGGGAGCAGGAAGTCATCAAGGCGCGATTCGGCCTCGAGACCGGCGGGGACGAGCGGACGCAGCGGGAAATCGCCAAGGAGCTCGGCATCAGCCGTTCCTACGTATCGCGAATCGAGAAGCGGGCGCTCATGAAGCTGTATCATGAGTTCTATAAAGTGAAGAAGTAA
- a CDS encoding PadR family transcriptional regulator, whose product MLKGVLEGCVLEIISRNETYGYEITRRLNALGFTDVVEGTVYTILIRLEKNKLVEITKKPSDMGPPRKFFAINDAGREELRKFWDKWEFVSSKMNELKEKEL is encoded by the coding sequence ATGCTCAAAGGGGTGCTCGAGGGCTGTGTCCTTGAAATTATTAGCCGCAATGAAACCTACGGCTACGAAATCACGCGACGGCTGAACGCCCTTGGCTTCACAGATGTTGTGGAGGGAACGGTGTACACCATCCTGATCCGGCTTGAAAAAAACAAGTTAGTGGAGATCACCAAGAAGCCCTCCGACATGGGACCGCCGCGAAAGTTTTTCGCGATCAACGACGCGGGGCGCGAGGAACTGCGTAAGTTCTGGGACAAATGGGAGTTCGTATCGTCAAAAATGAACGAGTTAAAGGAGAAAGAATTATGA
- a CDS encoding DUF1048 domain-containing protein: MNFWEKITGSDMTKEMKKFESRAEKLPADYQAAWKKINANLWAHSDFTGRNLMPILDGVLGLLEETAADGQSVQEVLGDDINGFCSALAGAEGAKSFRDKWREQLNNNIAKKLGK; encoded by the coding sequence ATGAACTTTTGGGAAAAAATCACCGGCAGCGACATGACTAAAGAAATGAAAAAATTCGAATCGCGAGCCGAAAAGCTGCCCGCCGATTATCAAGCTGCATGGAAAAAAATCAATGCCAATCTTTGGGCGCACTCGGATTTCACCGGTCGCAACCTCATGCCGATTCTTGACGGCGTGCTTGGCCTGCTCGAAGAAACGGCGGCGGACGGTCAGAGCGTCCAAGAGGTATTGGGCGACGACATCAATGGTTTCTGTTCAGCGCTGGCCGGCGCAGAAGGGGCAAAGTCTTTTCGCGACAAGTGGCGCGAGCAACTCAACAATAATATCGCTAAAAAATTAGGCAAATAG
- a CDS encoding DUF1048 domain-containing protein: protein MRIRDIIEGKKEWRAHVTRVKALPQDYQIVYKEIQKYLFKVGPVELTDGTGLLLGIVDLFEEGAALGKGVLEVTGSDVAAFCDDLIKDSKTYADIYQESVDQEGNKTMKKFTDKPK, encoded by the coding sequence ATGAGAATACGAGATATCATCGAAGGCAAAAAAGAATGGCGAGCGCACGTGACGCGCGTCAAAGCGCTCCCGCAAGATTATCAGATTGTTTATAAAGAGATTCAAAAATATCTGTTTAAGGTCGGCCCTGTCGAGCTAACCGACGGGACGGGTTTGCTCTTGGGGATTGTCGATCTTTTTGAAGAAGGCGCGGCTTTGGGGAAAGGCGTGCTCGAAGTGACGGGCAGCGACGTTGCGGCTTTCTGCGACGATCTAATCAAAGATTCAAAAACGTACGCTGACATCTATCAAGAATCTGTAGACCAAGAAGGTAACAAAACCATGAAAAAGTTTACGGATAAACCAAAGTAA
- a CDS encoding sensor histidine kinase translates to MRERIVKTSGNIQTILFSTYTLIIVIVFTILVVWFYLWASDRIRSNAEDSLEGMGRSMQERIDSELGKMNDVSLNVLYSNLVKNRFQEYLGNAKQRETDAQAAANAVKAAKELADILTAAIGPSRPVEQLYLYDFEGKVYGNGFDNGEQSYRPEEMPWYDAVLAETGGKYISLPVLDEPMSRFISSREMQYSVSLYRLFYGSYNTPMGIVEVKQYFNRIFDSVIDFAETNPYGARVVIYNAAGDIVYPLRASSADFAYLAAVAAAPVGEGFRPFVDPATGDRELISVHRSGFTGWSTAIVVSESKLLAPVSVFAARTVFVGIGILLFAILLSYAAANRITHPILKIHRTIRNMSLQDLGSGRIGSSRLRSGVIEIDQLHEAFVQMNDRLKHSMDELLLSQSQELQAKLVALQSQMNPHFLYNTLATIHAMAEEGMSEQIMDMTENMSKFLRYFSSDASAVSLEEEIVHTEKYLEINRIRHGSKLDFRFDVDARLLPLEIPKLIVQPLVENALKFATRGEPPWRIVVTGIADGNRWRLEVSDNGPGFAADSLAALRERIREVDETGVIPALKLGGMGLLNIYIRLKLTYGKDMVFDVRNAPDGGAVVALGGSFRNLT, encoded by the coding sequence ATGCGCGAGCGTATCGTCAAGACATCAGGCAATATCCAAACGATCCTCTTCTCGACCTACACGCTGATTATCGTTATCGTCTTTACGATCTTGGTGGTTTGGTTTTATCTTTGGGCGTCCGACCGCATCCGCTCCAACGCGGAGGACTCGCTCGAGGGCATGGGCCGGTCGATGCAGGAGCGCATCGACTCCGAGCTCGGCAAGATGAACGACGTGTCGCTGAACGTCTTGTACTCCAATCTGGTGAAGAACCGGTTTCAGGAGTACCTCGGCAATGCGAAGCAGCGGGAGACGGACGCCCAAGCGGCCGCGAACGCCGTGAAGGCGGCGAAGGAACTCGCGGACATCTTGACCGCGGCGATCGGGCCGTCGCGGCCTGTCGAACAGCTCTACCTATACGACTTCGAAGGGAAGGTGTACGGCAACGGCTTCGACAACGGCGAACAGAGCTACCGGCCCGAGGAGATGCCTTGGTACGACGCGGTCCTCGCCGAGACGGGCGGCAAGTACATTTCGCTTCCCGTGCTGGACGAACCGATGTCGCGCTTCATCTCCTCGCGGGAGATGCAGTATTCCGTCTCGTTATACCGCTTGTTCTACGGCAGCTACAACACGCCCATGGGCATCGTCGAGGTGAAGCAATATTTCAACCGCATCTTCGACAGCGTCATCGACTTCGCGGAGACGAATCCGTACGGCGCCCGCGTCGTCATTTACAATGCTGCGGGCGACATCGTGTATCCGCTGCGGGCGTCGAGCGCCGACTTCGCCTACCTCGCGGCCGTGGCCGCGGCGCCGGTCGGCGAAGGCTTCCGGCCGTTCGTCGATCCCGCCACCGGCGATCGGGAGCTCATCTCCGTGCACCGTTCGGGCTTCACCGGCTGGAGCACGGCGATCGTCGTCTCCGAGTCGAAGCTGCTGGCCCCCGTCTCCGTCTTCGCCGCCCGCACCGTATTCGTCGGCATCGGCATCCTGCTGTTCGCGATCCTGTTGTCGTACGCGGCCGCGAACCGGATCACGCACCCGATCCTGAAGATCCATCGGACGATCCGCAACATGAGCCTGCAGGATCTGGGCTCCGGCCGGATCGGGTCTAGCCGGCTTCGAAGCGGCGTCATCGAGATCGATCAGCTGCACGAAGCGTTCGTTCAGATGAACGATCGGTTGAAGCATTCGATGGACGAACTGCTGCTTTCTCAATCGCAGGAGCTGCAGGCGAAGCTCGTCGCGCTGCAATCGCAGATGAACCCGCATTTTCTGTACAACACGCTTGCCACGATTCACGCGATGGCGGAGGAAGGCATGTCCGAGCAGATTATGGACATGACGGAAAACATGTCCAAGTTCCTTCGATATTTCTCTTCCGACGCCTCCGCCGTATCGTTGGAGGAAGAGATCGTGCATACGGAGAAATATCTCGAGATCAATCGGATTCGACACGGCAGCAAGTTGGATTTCCGGTTCGATGTCGACGCGCGGCTGCTGCCGCTCGAAATTCCGAAGCTGATCGTCCAGCCCCTCGTGGAAAACGCGCTCAAATTCGCGACCCGCGGCGAACCGCCGTGGCGCATCGTCGTGACGGGTATCGCGGACGGGAACCGTTGGCGCCTCGAAGTGTCCGACAACGGTCCCGGCTTCGCGGCGGACAGTCTCGCCGCCTTGCGGGAGCGCATCCGGGAGGTCGACGAGACGGGCGTCATTCCCGCGCTTAAGCTCGGCGGGATGGGGCTCTTGAACATCTACATCCGCCTGAAGCTGACCTACGGGAAGGATATGGTATTCGACGTTCGGAACGCGCCGGACGGCGGCGCCGTCGTCGCGCTCGGCGGCAGCTTCCGGAACTTGACTTGA
- a CDS encoding aldo/keto reductase has protein sequence MQYRRLGRTGLDVSVLSFGASSLGSVFRETDDRDGIRAVHAAVDAGINYIDVSPYYGLTKAETVLGRAIRELPRDKFYLSTKAGRYGVDDFDFSAGRIVSSLEESLARLHTDYVDILFLHDIEFVPADIILEEAIPTLRRLKEQGKIRFGGICGLPLELFEKLLPRADVDVDAIISYCHYSLNDASLLELLPLIASKDAGLVNASPLSMGLLGTRGTPAWHPASPELKAACKRAAEFCAAQGADIAKLAVQFSTANPAIPTTLVSTANPDNIVKNAAWTDEPIDEALLAQVLDLLEPVRGESWVSGRPEYNERIHRKEGAGNE, from the coding sequence ATGCAATACCGCCGATTGGGCCGCACCGGCCTCGACGTATCGGTCCTGAGCTTCGGCGCCTCGTCGCTCGGGTCGGTGTTCCGCGAGACGGACGACCGCGACGGCATTCGCGCCGTCCATGCCGCCGTCGACGCGGGCATCAACTATATCGACGTATCGCCTTATTACGGACTGACGAAGGCGGAGACGGTGTTGGGCCGGGCGATCCGGGAGCTGCCGCGGGATAAGTTCTATTTGTCGACGAAGGCGGGACGCTACGGGGTGGACGACTTCGACTTCAGCGCAGGCCGCATCGTAAGCAGCCTTGAGGAGAGCCTTGCGCGATTGCATACGGACTACGTTGATATATTATTTTTGCACGACATCGAATTCGTGCCGGCCGACATCATTTTGGAAGAGGCGATCCCGACGCTGCGCCGGCTCAAGGAGCAGGGGAAGATTCGTTTCGGCGGCATCTGCGGACTGCCGCTCGAGCTGTTCGAGAAGCTGCTGCCGCGCGCGGACGTCGACGTCGACGCGATCATCTCGTATTGCCATTACTCGCTGAACGATGCTTCGCTGCTCGAGCTGCTGCCGTTGATCGCCTCGAAGGACGCGGGTCTCGTCAACGCGTCGCCTCTGTCCATGGGGCTGCTCGGCACGCGGGGGACGCCGGCGTGGCATCCCGCCAGCCCGGAGCTGAAGGCGGCCTGCAAACGGGCGGCGGAGTTTTGCGCCGCGCAGGGAGCGGACATCGCGAAGCTGGCGGTGCAGTTTTCCACCGCGAACCCTGCGATTCCGACGACGCTCGTCAGCACGGCGAATCCGGACAATATCGTCAAGAACGCGGCGTGGACGGACGAGCCGATCGACGAAGCGCTGCTCGCGCAGGTCTTGGACTTGCTCGAGCCGGTCCGCGGGGAATCGTGGGTCAGCGGACGTCCGGAATATAACGAACGGATTCATCGGAAGGAAGGGGCGGGGAACGAATGA
- a CDS encoding ABC transporter ATP-binding protein: protein MEEAIEVKGLRKSFKDTEVLKGVDFEVKRGEIFALLGSNGAGKTTIVRILTTLLKQDGGTATVNGFDVATKPEKVRQAISLTGQFAAVDEILTGRENLIMIAKLRHLNHPRHIADDLLNRFDLNDAADRKVSTYSGGMRRRLDIAMSLIGNPQLIFLDEPTTGLDPEGRIEAWKIVKELAEGGTTVFLTTQYLDEAEQLADRIAILHKGKIIAEGTLEELKKLFPPAKTEYVEKQPSLEEIFLAIIGKKEGK from the coding sequence ATGGAAGAAGCGATTGAAGTGAAGGGTCTGCGAAAGTCTTTCAAGGACACAGAAGTCCTAAAGGGCGTCGATTTCGAAGTGAAGCGAGGCGAGATCTTCGCCCTGCTTGGCTCCAACGGCGCGGGTAAGACGACGATTGTCAGAATCCTCACAACGCTGCTCAAACAGGACGGAGGCACCGCCACCGTAAACGGATTCGATGTCGCGACAAAACCCGAGAAAGTGCGGCAGGCGATCAGTCTGACCGGACAATTTGCCGCCGTGGACGAAATATTGACCGGGCGGGAAAATCTGATTATGATCGCCAAACTGCGCCATCTTAATCATCCGCGTCATATCGCGGATGATTTACTGAATCGCTTTGACTTGAACGACGCCGCCGACCGCAAGGTGTCCACCTATTCGGGCGGTATGCGCCGGAGGCTCGACATTGCCATGAGCCTGATCGGAAATCCGCAGCTCATCTTCCTCGACGAGCCGACCACAGGCCTTGACCCCGAGGGGCGCATCGAGGCTTGGAAGATTGTCAAGGAGCTTGCCGAAGGCGGCACAACGGTATTCCTGACCACTCAATATTTGGATGAGGCCGAACAACTTGCCGATCGAATCGCCATTTTGCACAAGGGCAAGATTATTGCCGAAGGCACGCTTGAGGAACTGAAAAAGCTGTTCCCGCCCGCAAAGACGGAGTACGTGGAAAAACAACCTTCGTTGGAGGAGATATTCCTCGCAATCATTGGCAAAAAGGAGGGAAAATAA
- a CDS encoding DUF3231 family protein, translated as MDKGDFKLTSAEIGTLWGEYINGTAVDAVNRYMLRIVEDENIKTLFDEAVTTYGKQKQQIAAFLEKEGFPIPIGFNESDLNPRAQRLFSDAFCLQYLHIITLHGLLGHITSLSASVRKDLREFYDGCDNDGKNMYHKTIELLLEKGLFQRDPYFYPGETPEYVQGQTFLHGFFGDKRPLAATEMIALSFNLKKKILEKTLSIAFSQVTQQEDVRKFFMSTQEVSNAQIQTLSDILRGDHLPVPTSWETEITTSTVSPFSDKLMLFHIGFLMQASQAYHGTGLASAMRIDLAAQYEKIILRNLMVTKEWFDLMTKHQWLEQPPLAPNRNLIANGK; from the coding sequence ATGGACAAAGGGGATTTCAAACTCACCTCCGCTGAAATCGGGACACTGTGGGGCGAATATATTAACGGAACGGCCGTTGATGCTGTAAATCGATACATGTTACGTATTGTAGAAGATGAAAACATAAAAACGCTGTTTGACGAAGCGGTAACGACATATGGGAAACAAAAACAGCAAATCGCAGCGTTTCTGGAGAAAGAAGGGTTTCCGATCCCCATCGGATTTAACGAATCCGACCTGAATCCAAGGGCTCAAAGACTGTTTTCGGACGCCTTCTGTTTGCAGTACCTGCACATCATCACGCTTCATGGGTTGTTGGGACATATCACGTCGCTTTCCGCTTCGGTACGGAAGGATCTGCGGGAATTTTATGACGGGTGCGACAACGACGGGAAGAACATGTACCACAAAACCATAGAGTTGCTGTTGGAAAAGGGACTGTTCCAAAGAGATCCTTACTTCTATCCCGGGGAAACCCCCGAATACGTGCAGGGTCAAACGTTTTTACATGGCTTCTTTGGCGACAAACGCCCTTTAGCCGCAACTGAAATGATCGCCCTCTCCTTTAATTTGAAAAAGAAAATACTGGAGAAGACGCTCTCCATTGCATTTAGCCAAGTCACGCAACAAGAAGACGTGAGGAAGTTTTTTATGTCGACGCAGGAAGTTTCCAATGCTCAAATTCAAACGCTTAGCGACATTTTGCGCGGCGACCATTTGCCCGTTCCTACGTCGTGGGAAACCGAGATAACAACTTCGACCGTGTCCCCTTTCTCGGACAAATTAATGCTGTTCCACATCGGATTTTTAATGCAAGCGTCGCAAGCCTATCATGGCACAGGCCTGGCATCCGCGATGCGAATAGACCTTGCAGCCCAGTACGAGAAAATCATTCTAAGAAACCTCATGGTCACGAAAGAATGGTTTGATCTTATGACAAAGCATCAATGGTTAGAGCAGCCGCCGCTTGCACCCAATCGAAACCTGATTGCGAATGGAAAGTGA
- a CDS encoding zinc-binding alcohol dehydrogenase family protein gives MKGIVCDQVGRLVFRDDLPEPERRAGEAVVRIRRVGICGTDYHAFRGRQPFFSYPRILGHELAGVVESIDDGGASGLTPGDQVGVIPYLHCGECIACRRGKTNCCTSMRVLGVHVDGGMRERIAVPASHLIRTNGLSFDAAAMIEPLAIGAHAVRRSGLSRGETALVIGGGPIGLGVMAFAKYAGATVIAMDVNEERLAFGRDWAKADATLTAGDGAAERLLALTGGDGPTVVLDATGNAASMESAFGYVAHGGTLVFVGLVKDDLAFSDPEFHKRELTLLASRNATRDDFARVVEAVEAGDVDIERFITHRAAFGETIERFDEWLRPESKVVKAVLEL, from the coding sequence ATGAAAGGCATCGTATGCGATCAAGTAGGCCGGCTTGTCTTCCGGGACGACTTGCCGGAGCCCGAACGACGGGCGGGCGAGGCGGTCGTCCGGATCCGGCGCGTCGGCATTTGCGGAACGGACTATCATGCGTTCCGCGGCCGTCAGCCGTTCTTCTCGTATCCGCGCATTCTCGGCCACGAGCTGGCGGGCGTCGTCGAATCGATCGACGACGGCGGCGCGAGCGGATTGACGCCGGGGGACCAGGTCGGGGTAATCCCCTACCTGCATTGCGGCGAATGCATCGCCTGCCGGAGAGGCAAGACGAACTGCTGTACGTCGATGCGGGTGCTCGGCGTCCACGTCGACGGCGGGATGCGCGAGCGGATCGCGGTCCCCGCGTCGCATCTGATTCGGACGAACGGGCTGTCGTTCGATGCGGCGGCCATGATCGAGCCGCTCGCGATCGGGGCGCATGCCGTGCGCCGCTCCGGACTGAGCCGCGGGGAGACGGCGCTCGTCATCGGCGGCGGGCCGATCGGGCTAGGCGTCATGGCGTTCGCGAAATACGCCGGCGCGACGGTGATCGCGATGGACGTCAACGAGGAGCGTCTGGCGTTCGGCCGCGATTGGGCGAAGGCGGACGCGACGTTGACCGCGGGGGACGGGGCGGCGGAGCGGCTGCTCGCGCTCACCGGCGGCGACGGACCGACGGTCGTTCTCGACGCGACGGGCAACGCGGCGTCGATGGAGAGCGCGTTCGGGTACGTCGCGCACGGCGGAACGCTCGTGTTCGTCGGGCTCGTCAAGGACGATCTCGCGTTCAGCGATCCCGAATTCCATAAGCGCGAGCTGACGCTCCTTGCGAGCCGGAACGCGACGCGGGACGACTTCGCCCGGGTCGTCGAAGCCGTCGAAGCGGGGGATGTCGACATCGAGCGGTTCATTACGCATCGCGCCGCGTTCGGCGAGACGATCGAACGGTTCGACGAGTGGCTGCGGCCGGAGTCGAAGGTCGTGAAGGCGGTCTTGGAGCTATAG
- a CDS encoding AraC family transcriptional regulator: protein MISSSQSSTSHSPERSRANLKPYRKPFFGDPLFPVDIVFQGLKKPENELPDHLHDRYELVYVHQGRGTFFIDETFYEKTAGDLFVIPGNTIHRSFPDEADPIVSTALFFAPALAAEAPSEEDGYRPLRCFESARKRKRYKLELAADARDDAERMLGRIHEELEGRRLGYREAVRLLLRELLLRLNRLAPAEGRSDGGPDLRIAPPWMDAVLRELDLRPGSASGLSELSRRANVSPAHFSRVFKRLTGMNVTDYLNAKRIVRAKELLRDSSEQIGEIAEGCGFDSMPHFHRVFKSLTGLTPGAYRKEHSGLAD from the coding sequence TTGATATCTTCATCTCAAAGTAGCACATCCCATTCCCCCGAAAGGAGCCGAGCGAACCTGAAGCCGTACCGTAAGCCGTTCTTCGGCGACCCGCTCTTCCCCGTCGACATCGTGTTCCAAGGCCTTAAGAAACCGGAGAACGAGCTTCCGGACCATCTGCACGACCGCTACGAGCTTGTCTACGTTCATCAGGGACGAGGCACGTTCTTTATCGACGAGACGTTCTATGAGAAGACCGCCGGCGACTTGTTCGTCATCCCCGGGAACACGATTCACCGGTCGTTCCCGGACGAGGCGGACCCGATCGTCTCCACCGCCCTGTTCTTCGCGCCGGCTCTCGCCGCCGAGGCACCGTCGGAAGAGGACGGATACCGTCCGCTGCGGTGCTTCGAGTCGGCCCGGAAGCGGAAGCGATACAAGCTCGAGCTCGCAGCCGACGCAAGAGACGACGCGGAGCGAATGCTCGGGCGGATCCACGAGGAGCTGGAAGGTCGGCGGCTCGGCTACCGCGAGGCCGTCCGCTTGCTGCTGCGCGAGCTGCTGCTCCGGCTGAACCGCTTGGCGCCGGCCGAAGGCCGAAGCGACGGCGGGCCGGACCTCCGCATCGCTCCGCCGTGGATGGATGCCGTCCTGCGGGAGCTGGACCTGCGGCCGGGCTCCGCGTCCGGCTTGTCCGAGCTGTCCCGCCGGGCGAACGTCTCCCCGGCCCACTTCTCCCGCGTGTTCAAGCGGCTGACCGGCATGAACGTGACCGACTACTTGAACGCGAAGCGAATCGTTCGGGCCAAGGAGCTGCTGCGGGATTCGAGCGAGCAAATCGGCGAGATCGCCGAGGGCTGCGGCTTCGACAGCATGCCCCATTTTCACCGCGTGTTCAAATCGTTGACCGGCCTGACGCCCGGCGCGTATCGCAAGGAGCATTCCGGACTGGCCGATTGA
- a CDS encoding ABC transporter substrate-binding protein codes for MTKRLKRGWTLTAALLTTMLVVAACGGGSGATTENGGAANEPAAATPAANEPAAEPSTGKKDVTLTYIASQGWIKDAEMELAKKFEEETGIRIDYQIVPADQYFNVLKTKLNAKEGPDIFGGQSGISEVTLNYNVEQNAVDLSGEEWTQREDPLSLEQVTVNGKIYALTIWDTANSFVVTYNKKIFESLGLSVPKTYEEFKALSLKILESGVTPIYEPIADGWHHVLWFAEPGPRYDEVTPGLYDDLNANKKKFADDPTMLNALAQLKEMYDLGFFGDNTFSDTGADTATKLASGEFAMALANQSIVNDVEAIGGELKATDFGYFVIPIADNQIYYIHPGGPSKFIYSGSEHIEEAKQYFAYLAKQESLQYMIDNDPTITNLNFPGLKDKYTPAQKELFEMYPKKGTDIQNYVNYVNPQWMDIGKDIAAMFGGAAQPADVLSTIDKRRADMAQVAKDPNW; via the coding sequence GTGACGAAGAGGTTGAAAAGAGGATGGACGCTGACCGCGGCGCTGCTGACGACGATGTTGGTCGTTGCGGCATGCGGCGGCGGGAGCGGCGCGACGACGGAGAATGGCGGAGCGGCGAACGAGCCTGCGGCGGCGACGCCAGCGGCGAACGAACCGGCGGCGGAGCCATCGACCGGGAAGAAAGACGTGACGCTGACTTATATCGCCAGCCAGGGCTGGATCAAGGACGCGGAGATGGAGCTGGCCAAGAAGTTCGAAGAAGAGACCGGCATCCGCATCGACTACCAGATCGTTCCGGCGGACCAATACTTCAACGTCTTGAAGACGAAGCTGAACGCGAAGGAAGGCCCCGACATCTTCGGCGGGCAGAGCGGCATCAGCGAAGTGACGCTCAACTATAACGTCGAACAGAACGCGGTCGATCTGTCGGGCGAAGAGTGGACGCAGCGAGAGGACCCGCTGTCGCTCGAGCAAGTGACCGTGAACGGCAAAATATACGCGCTTACGATTTGGGACACGGCGAACAGCTTCGTCGTGACGTACAACAAGAAAATTTTCGAAAGCCTCGGCCTCTCCGTTCCGAAGACGTACGAAGAGTTCAAGGCGCTCTCCCTGAAAATTCTCGAATCCGGCGTCACGCCGATCTACGAGCCGATCGCCGACGGCTGGCACCACGTCCTCTGGTTCGCGGAGCCGGGTCCGCGTTACGACGAAGTGACGCCGGGCTTGTACGACGATCTGAACGCGAACAAGAAGAAGTTCGCCGACGATCCGACGATGCTGAACGCGCTCGCCCAGCTGAAGGAGATGTACGATCTTGGATTTTTCGGCGACAACACGTTCTCCGACACCGGCGCCGACACGGCGACGAAGCTCGCCTCCGGGGAATTCGCGATGGCGCTCGCGAATCAGAGCATCGTCAATGACGTCGAAGCGATCGGCGGGGAGCTGAAGGCGACCGATTTCGGATACTTCGTCATTCCGATCGCCGACAACCAAATTTACTACATCCATCCGGGCGGCCCGAGCAAATTCATCTATTCGGGCTCCGAGCATATCGAAGAAGCGAAGCAGTACTTCGCTTACCTCGCGAAGCAGGAAAGTCTGCAGTACATGATCGATAACGACCCGACAATCACGAATCTGAACTTCCCGGGCCTTAAGGACAAGTACACGCCTGCGCAGAAGGAACTGTTCGAGATGTATCCGAAGAAGGGCACCGACATCCAGAACTACGTCAACTACGTCAACCCGCAGTGGATGGATATCGGCAAAGACATCGCCGCGATGTTCGGCGGGGCGGCGCAGCCGGCGGACGTCCTCTCGACGATCGACAAGCGCCGCGCAGACATGGCGCAGGTAGCCAAAGACCCGAACTGGTAA